The genome window aaatgtcgattttcgcgtaaaacggtacttaaATTAAGAGTATGAAAAGTAACTTaagtatgtgaaatgttgagtaaccggggatcttcatctaaaaatgttgatcttcgcgtcaaaaggcatttttcacaacttaagtaatatttaacccttaaaatatataaaaaaaaaagagagagatgaGTAAGtaaaataaatccctctttaaaagaaaaataagaagttgatcatgagattagttagcatctttattgactataggagttgcttgcttgcgaaattggataaaaataagaaattgagTTGAATTGATAAAAATTATGGTATATTTAGCTCCTCTTTGCTTGATATGATGAGTACTTAAGGTTAATTaaaagatcacataagggttatttaccttgatttAAGGAAACGGAGTTGAaatactacatatgtttattttcagatttttggatcattgatggttggaattttatattgcttgaggacaagcaatgattcaagtgtgggggtatttgataagagtttattttacgtatttttaagtgcattttattagttaattttgagttgattgtttagttttataaataaaataaagaggtttttggtaaaattatatatttttggtaaaagtggataatattgcatttttagtgattttaatggtaaaaacttcatttttatgcaggaatgatgattcaatcaccaaaggatgtcaaatgagatgaaaatagaaatttggtgatgaattcaagtgataaccagaagaatgaagtgaaaaacgttcaagtaagGAAATGCAATACAAATCAGTGTTGACACTCTtcggtattttgaccatatctggagctacacttatcggattaaggtgatctttataccattttaaagctaagaaagagacctacaattcgtatgaagacatcgaaatccaattctgccattttcatggacaaaaagtcggaatacagaagctgcactCTGTGGTCGGAATTGGAAACAGAGGTTTGACCAGGTGATAGTATTTCGACCATATCTCAGGCTGTACAACTTCGATTTGGGTGATTTTTatagcattggaaagctaactcaaagggctacaacttttgtgttttgcacaaaagccagttcggtcttcatcatggagaaaattgcagttgaaataagggcagagtgaaaacgcgagtatacaaaacgcgagtttatgccgcgttttgtgtaggcgcgttttgtagccgaaaatttgcaatttgctcagccattcctcttgtgttcagactactttccagctattttgagggacagaaatcggtggcacatgcttctgcaacaaaagagaagaccaaatgagtatggacaaaaggaaatatcatatctttgacttctttttacaaaatctgagtggaggaaattatgaagtgagaggaatggaatttctcccaccttttatgcagaaacacagaGGAGAAGCCTGAGCCATACGTAGCTTAGCTTCTTACAGAAAAACATATTCTCTCTAGCTAGGTACTTGCAAGgggcaattgaggtttcatcttgtaatcatctaagttcaagacaaaggagattttttggaaggcttcaccatatcttggctaagactttctttactctttttgtatttgtaattcatgatgatttgcaTTAATGAAGTTCTGAGTGTTTCAttattcatgagtagctaatttccttaatctagggagtagatgaaacttatggtcaagtgatatgaagtgattgtgatttatacttgttatatcttgtatatATTAACctatctacttgtgtatgttggattacttgttgttgtttgatcatCAATAGCAGGTTTGtagttgtttttactcattgagaaatggtaaaaataatggaatgacataagtagagcttgagtagtatattcatgagaatagaaatacattcaagtggatgaaattTACATTTCCTGTGTGCACAAAACAGAAttagtatttaccaagagattagggaaaactaatctgttttaacccattattatcatgagaatgtgattttggtattattgaaaatgaatccttggttaaacaagagtagtaacaagtgttaaattcattcgttttagatcttttgtattaTATGTGGAATCTACATTCCTAGATCTTAATACttagtgaattctactcctattgtgaattgcatttatctagttaagaatttttgtagttgaattaaattctgaattttctgctcaaatttattgtgagtctaaataatagagtaaattagtatctaataattgttctaattgctcctcgtgggatcgacccgatacataccCAATACTACGCTTTtggcctgtatacttgcagaaaaAACGGGTAtaattcggaattaaacttgcacttataGTAAACACCCGTCACAATGAGTGTAGTTTTAGAGTATATTACGTACCCCAAGATTTATTGATGCCTCAATATGTTAACTGTATAGATTGATGAAGCTTGGACCTTGAGGTTGGGGCATGCAATTGCTTTGATAGCAGTTAAAATGAAAAGTTCTGTATTCAATAGTTCAAAGATGAATTCAAAATGAAACCTGAAAGTTTTCTATTTCTAAGCTGTActtgtttttaattttgaacATGTATTTAGTTTTGATTATAAGATTCAAAGACTTGAAATTTTGCCAAGCAATGTATAGAGAAAAATACAATCTATAATTTTGAGGGTATGCAATTATAGAATAAtaaagtttctaaaattttaGCTAGCCTATTCGCTAACTTTTAGTAAAAAGTTGGTAATGGTCATTGTCCAACCTGAGATTTACAAGGCTTCGAACTCAAGTACATCAATATTGTTGCATTTTATTTTGCAGATTCATACCTTTAATGATTTTAAGCATACCCGaagtttttttaattaaacatcTCAATTAAGTGCCGAATTGTTTTATGTGCAAAATTTTCCATCCGTCGACTTAACTAACAGTACCATTTCAAAGTAAATggataaatatttttatttttgtcatactACCATTCATAAAGCAGCTTAGTGCTCTTCTAGTTAATTCACATTTTTTGGTCAGCCATACTACTCTagatttttaaaacttttgtttttgtaTGAATTTTAAGGAAATGATAATCTATTTATACTGAGTTCCataaatttatataattattaAGCCCTGGTTGAGGTAATTGTGAATAGTATAGGGTCTAAGGACGAAATAATGAAACATATATTAACAGCGGGCCAAAGTCGACAGGTGCACATCTAGCCATTATTTCTGCATCAACTTCATGTTTGCACTCTGATTCAATATTCTAAAATTCTCAGGAAGTCAAAATGTGGCTTTTCAGCCTTCACTTCCGGATCTGGCCTCCATTGTATCATCGCTTGTTTCTTCAAACAAAGAAACCGCTGATCCAATGGCCCCATCTGGGCGGCTCGGAATACCGCGAAATCGTTGTGTTCCCCTCAACGGCGGTCCTATAAATAGTCCTCCTCAGCAGCTATATACTTCACACCACTCCAActtgtttccttctttcttctcctccttCGTTTCTGTAAcaaaacaatggcaaagagctTAGCTATTGCATCCCTTCAAATTCTCAGCGTGCTTTTACTAGCAAGCTTGGCCCAATCAAAGAAAGTGTACACACATTTGACGCTGTACGACCATGAATTTAAAGGTCCAACTGCTGAGCACAAGCAGACTATTTACCCTGTTGCAGGACTCCCCGACGTAAAATGGGGCTTTTTACAATTTGGAACTCTTTTCATCGGCACAAATATCTTGAAAGAAACCATCTCATTCCACTCCCCGACAGTTGGTCATTTGCATGGCGTTGTTGGGGTAGCATCCCTTGATGGCTTCGCCATAGAGGCCTTGGCAAGTGTGCACTTCCTTGAACACGGAAAGTACAATGGTAGCACTGTGGAAATTAAAGGAGTTATCAATCAGGACCAGCAAGTTAGTGAAGTTGCAATTGTAGGAGGAACCAAACATTTCCGGTATGCAACAGGGTACATGACCTTTACGGGTACCCCGGTTGTAAATGCAACTGGGCATAATGTTTATAAGTTGGACCTCCACATTACACAGGACTTACAGGATGACTACCCTAGTATTGCTCAGTATTAATAactgacatatatatatatatatatcagtaTCCTATCAATAAACCTGGCCCTGGGTCCTGTAGGTCATCAGGTCAAgaatttctccatgttttaaTTATCAAGATGTATGGTGTGAGCTGTATGTTTCTTGAGGTACTTGGCATTTAGTCAACTTTACTTTATCAATAAAACAGTATGGTTTGTAATACTTTCGAATAATTTGGTGTGACTGTTGTTAGATCTTTTCTCGACATATGCTCTACTTCTAAAATAGAAGACACAAATCTAAGGCAAGATTGTGCCCTAATTTTCTTTCTCTATACCACGTAAAATATGAATTGTCTAGATATCATTATAGTTGTTCTTTGTACCACTTAATCAATATAAAGGATCCCCTTTTTTCATAAatgtaatatttttatttatttaccatataaaatttaaggaaaaatcattcaaaacgtccattacattttgcaaaatgactttttccgtccctcacttttaaaaatataattttacgtcccttataaattcacattggtcaaatttggtccctatctAGGTTTTCGATAAGTTTTTTGTCAAAATCCACTATGTACCTTGCATGTGATCtctttttaagggcaaaattgtcaaatcaaattttacataatccgATTCACAGTCccttacattttacaaaataaatttttttgtctctcacatttcacaaaataaattttttcgtcccttacatttcacaagttggatttttttgtctctcacattttataaaatgaattttttcttcCCTAATTGACCATGTGtgcaaatagttttttttttaacccatGTACATACCTATTTAATTTCACCTTAATAATACAAAtaacatgtaatatatctctatttgattttgcctGATGCTATATTGAATTAAGtttggacagaaaaaataaacatagGAAAAGTATAACAAAAAGAAGTAAGTAATTGGTACTTTCAAATTATAAGACAATCACAAgataagtaattcaactgttAGTCTTAAAGATGGTGAGTAGAAACTTCAGATTTAAACTGCAATTTGTTAACATAACTATAAAATTCGAGTTAGGACCCAATAATTAAATTGccttattatacaactcaataaatgaattattaccaaaGAGAAAAGGTTAtaaatattgaataggttcgcatggtgaaatcaaatagatatatacatgggtttaaagcAAATTTGTTACTTTTAAATccctgtatatatctatttaatagCATGTGTACAACTACAAATAGAAATATATGGCATGCTATTCGTACTGTCCAGGTGAAATCAGacagatatatacatgggtttaaaaaaacCTATTCGTACACATTAtcaatgagagatgaaaaaattcattttgtgaaatgtgagagacgaaaaattttaatttatgaaATGTAAAGACaaaacaattcattttattAAATGCGAGGGAATACGAAtcaaattatgtaaaatttgatttgacaattttaactctaaaaaatgatcacatgctaAGTACATGGTGAATTCCAaccaaaaactagtcggaaacaTAGTTAGGGACAAATTTTGATCAATGTAATTTTGTAAAGgatgtaaaattacacttttaaaagtgtgggacgaaaaaagtcattttccAAAATGTGGGGgatgttttgaatgatttttc of Coffea arabica cultivar ET-39 chromosome 5c, Coffea Arabica ET-39 HiFi, whole genome shotgun sequence contains these proteins:
- the LOC113689396 gene encoding dirigent protein 2-like, yielding MAKSLAIASLQILSVLLLASLAQSKKVYTHLTLYDHEFKGPTAEHKQTIYPVAGLPDVKWGFLQFGTLFIGTNILKETISFHSPTVGHLHGVVGVASLDGFAIEALASVHFLEHGKYNGSTVEIKGVINQDQQVSEVAIVGGTKHFRYATGYMTFTGTPVVNATGHNVYKLDLHITQDLQDDYPSIAQY